A region from the Desulfomarina profundi genome encodes:
- a CDS encoding RNA polymerase sigma factor produces MNRKKVQDPFLILLKKTAKKDRDAFQALYEGTNRQILVYLYRFVQDQNSVEDILVEVYTEVWKNSARFRQQSKVLTWMIGIARNLALKESRKQKYHDDIDTHLEIAGKEVDFDNTNRKEILTRALNCLSPNTGRSLILPFTRNFPIWK; encoded by the coding sequence ATGAACAGAAAGAAAGTACAGGATCCATTCTTGATTCTCCTGAAAAAGACTGCCAAAAAGGATCGAGATGCGTTCCAGGCCCTGTACGAAGGAACAAACAGGCAGATACTGGTCTATCTTTACAGGTTTGTTCAGGACCAAAACAGTGTTGAGGATATCCTGGTGGAAGTTTACACGGAAGTATGGAAAAACAGCGCCAGGTTCAGGCAGCAGTCGAAAGTACTGACCTGGATGATTGGAATAGCTCGAAATCTGGCACTGAAAGAATCAAGAAAACAAAAATACCATGACGATATAGACACGCATCTGGAAATTGCAGGTAAAGAAGTAGATTTTGACAACACAAACCGTAAAGAAATTCTCACCAGGGCGCTCAACTGCCTCTCCCCAAACACAGGGAGGTCCTTGATCTTGCCTTTTACCAGGAACTTCCCTATTTGGAAATAG
- the nikR gene encoding nickel-responsive transcriptional regulator NikR, translated as MLKRFSISLEENLLEIFDEHIQAHSYNNRSEAIRDLIRKAFVKKEWQADKQVMGVISLVYDHHRPNLQEKITVVQHDYHHHIVSTTHVHMDHDNCLEVIVVKGRAKDVQDLANKLIALKGVRDGHLAMSSTGKSLH; from the coding sequence ATGTTAAAACGATTTTCAATCTCCCTGGAGGAAAACCTTCTTGAAATTTTTGATGAACATATCCAGGCCCACAGCTACAATAATCGTTCAGAAGCGATCAGGGACTTGATCCGCAAAGCCTTTGTGAAAAAGGAATGGCAGGCCGACAAACAGGTTATGGGAGTTATCAGTCTGGTTTATGATCACCACCGGCCGAATCTGCAGGAAAAAATCACGGTAGTCCAGCATGACTACCACCACCATATCGTTTCAACGACCCATGTCCACATGGATCATGATAACTGCCTCGAAGTCATTGTAGTGAAGGGCAGGGCCAAGGATGTACAGGATCTGGCAAATAAGCTTATTGCCCTTAAAGGAGTCAGGGACGGTCACCTTGCCATGAGCAGCACCGGCAAATCTCTCCATTAG
- a CDS encoding sigma-70 family RNA polymerase sigma factor produces the protein MEIAQLLSIPESTVKSRIFYAKADLKKIFEKMGVTRDVI, from the coding sequence TTGGAAATAGCGCAATTGTTGTCTATTCCGGAAAGTACAGTCAAGAGCAGAATTTTTTACGCGAAAGCAGACTTAAAAAAAATATTTGAAAAAATGGGCGTAACCCGAGACGTCATCTGA
- a CDS encoding histidinol-phosphatase, which translates to MLRFKEYIKECRRLQKKYSREIRIFVGMEIETCTGYEKFVPWLINKVQPDYIVGSVHFVEDVGFDYSKNEYIKAIEKTGNPDALYCRYFDLQFEMISLLKPAVVGHFDLIRLFDDNYRKRLSKPAIQKRIRRNLQLIKKLGLILDLNLRSLAKGACEPYPSTAILDAACRLKIPVIPGDDSHSIRSVGNFMETGIQILAEKRLPAQWQKPEVLHFS; encoded by the coding sequence CTGCTACGATTTAAAGAGTATATAAAAGAATGCAGGCGGCTGCAAAAAAAATACAGCCGGGAAATCCGGATTTTCGTGGGTATGGAAATCGAAACCTGCACCGGATATGAAAAATTTGTCCCCTGGCTGATCAACAAAGTACAACCCGATTACATTGTCGGTTCAGTTCATTTTGTTGAAGATGTCGGTTTTGATTATTCAAAGAATGAATATATCAAGGCAATTGAGAAAACGGGAAACCCGGATGCACTGTACTGCCGCTATTTTGATCTGCAGTTTGAAATGATCTCCCTGCTGAAACCAGCTGTTGTTGGACATTTTGATCTCATCCGGCTTTTCGACGATAACTACAGGAAAAGGCTCAGTAAGCCGGCGATACAAAAGAGAATTCGGCGCAATCTTCAATTGATAAAAAAACTTGGCCTGATATTGGATCTTAATCTACGCAGCCTGGCAAAAGGTGCCTGTGAACCATATCCCTCCACAGCCATTCTGGATGCGGCCTGCAGACTCAAAATCCCTGTTATTCCCGGAGATGATTCCCACAGTATCCGTTCTGTCGGTAATTTTATGGAAACAGGTATACAGATCCTTGCGGAAAAAAGATTACCTGCACAATGGCAGAAACCGGAAGTACTTCATTTTTCCTGA
- the secG gene encoding preprotein translocase subunit SecG, which translates to MDTLLTIVHVVVCIFLVGIVLLQHGKGADIGATFGGSSQSLFGTEGPLPLLNKITTAAAIIFMLTSVTLAYISSQSGNSSVMSAVTVEKPVQVAKPLAGEDKVMEVPAVKEQAEGRQQSNKIMCAEVVELVDAHA; encoded by the coding sequence ATGGATACTCTACTTACAATTGTACACGTTGTTGTCTGTATCTTCCTGGTTGGGATTGTGCTGCTGCAGCATGGTAAGGGTGCGGATATTGGTGCTACATTTGGTGGATCCAGTCAATCTCTTTTTGGAACAGAAGGTCCTCTGCCTCTACTGAATAAGATTACAACAGCAGCGGCGATAATTTTTATGTTGACTTCTGTTACTTTAGCGTATATTTCATCTCAGTCCGGTAATTCATCTGTGATGAGTGCAGTGACCGTAGAAAAACCGGTTCAGGTGGCAAAGCCCCTTGCAGGCGAAGATAAGGTGATGGAAGTTCCGGCAGTGAAGGAACAAGCCGAAGGGAGGCAGCAAAGCAATAAAATTATGTGTGCCGAAGTGGTGGAATTGGTAGACGCGCACGCTTGA
- a CDS encoding MFS transporter gives MTASQSPFGIANIRLFIAFRVFFNCRFYYPVFTILFLDYGLTIEQFALLNTIWAITIVLAEVPSGALADVFGRKTLIVITSFLMVIEMLVIAILPLGNSTLIFWGFLINRVLSGLAEAMASGADEAIAYDSLVVEGDVKDWPKVLSVQMRLRSIATIITATSGALLYDPAIVNRILNWAGSSASVNQQITMRFPVYLTLVLAVLACITALMMQENQKDTENNKEKYSMVKALEMTWQAGKWIGRTPFALAVILLGMCYDHVLRMIVTMTSQYFRLINLPEASFGFISSAMALLGLVTPKVAEYMVGRFSATQNMLWVAAVTLTGLFGLTGFFPYFGILPMACIFIGLMLVSFFTSHYLNQVTESYQRATVLSFKGLAFNLAYGLIGVFFAMLIQYQRRTFHNAHPLWIADNIKNLAFKNAINWFPWYTIVVLSLIIFYCGYRLKGKK, from the coding sequence ATGACAGCATCACAATCACCTTTTGGCATTGCCAATATCCGCCTTTTTATTGCCTTTCGGGTCTTTTTCAACTGCCGCTTCTATTATCCAGTATTCACCATTCTTTTTCTTGATTACGGCCTGACAATAGAACAGTTTGCCCTGCTGAACACCATCTGGGCAATAACCATCGTTCTGGCGGAAGTACCTTCCGGCGCCCTGGCCGACGTCTTCGGCAGAAAAACTCTGATCGTCATCACCTCTTTTCTAATGGTCATTGAAATGCTTGTCATAGCCATTCTACCCCTGGGAAATTCCACCCTTATATTCTGGGGATTTCTCATCAACAGGGTTCTGAGCGGTCTGGCAGAAGCCATGGCCAGCGGTGCAGATGAGGCCATCGCCTACGATTCCCTTGTTGTGGAAGGAGATGTGAAAGACTGGCCCAAAGTCCTCAGTGTACAGATGCGTCTGCGCTCAATTGCCACCATCATCACGGCCACCAGCGGCGCCCTGCTCTATGACCCGGCCATCGTCAACCGTATCCTCAACTGGGCCGGTTCATCTGCCTCGGTCAACCAGCAGATCACCATGCGTTTTCCCGTCTATCTGACCCTTGTTCTGGCGGTTCTTGCCTGTATCACAGCCCTTATGATGCAGGAAAACCAGAAGGATACAGAAAATAACAAAGAGAAATACTCCATGGTAAAGGCCCTGGAAATGACCTGGCAGGCAGGGAAATGGATCGGAAGGACACCTTTTGCCCTGGCAGTTATTCTCCTGGGAATGTGCTATGATCATGTCCTTCGCATGATAGTCACCATGACCAGTCAATATTTCAGGTTGATCAACCTGCCGGAGGCCAGTTTCGGTTTCATCAGCTCCGCCATGGCCCTGCTTGGTCTTGTTACACCGAAGGTGGCTGAATATATGGTGGGCAGGTTTTCGGCCACCCAGAATATGCTGTGGGTTGCAGCCGTAACCCTTACCGGCCTTTTCGGTCTCACAGGTTTTTTCCCCTATTTCGGTATCCTGCCCATGGCCTGTATCTTTATCGGCCTGATGCTGGTTTCCTTTTTTACAAGCCACTACCTGAACCAGGTCACTGAATCTTACCAGCGGGCCACTGTACTCAGCTTCAAGGGACTGGCCTTCAATCTTGCCTATGGACTGATCGGAGTTTTCTTCGCCATGCTGATCCAGTACCAGAGAAGAACATTTCATAACGCCCATCCCCTGTGGATTGCCGACAATATCAAAAACCTGGCCTTTAAAAATGCAATCAACTGGTTTCCCTGGTATACCATAGTCGTGCTCTCATTGATCATTTTTTACTGTGGATACAGGCTGAAGGGAAAAAAATAA
- a CDS encoding PAS domain-containing sensor histidine kinase, with amino-acid sequence MSDENGKKLLQQIEGLKETLKQVGYQNEMMLRWVNGAVISVDREGLIIHANTVALETLRWSAEDFSGRQIHETIHHSQDDGSEYPWDFCPLFAAIEDGSSHHVDGDVFWNKDGSSFSADYIVCPTRNDRNEIVGAILTFRNITEQRMKEGKRIHSMKLESIGELSAGIAHEINTPIQFIGNNVSFLKESFEDMLQLLEKYRKLAEMAENEHRFHGLMEEIADLEDMADIEYLQEEAPKAFEQTLDGVNRVTQLVQGLKGFAHAGSNATKQDADLNKIVLDTLIVCKNAYKYVAELETKLEQLPPVPVYPGDIAQVLVNIIVNAAHAIDDKRKENDELGKITIESFQKNGMIIISITDTGGGIPENIQGRIFDPFFSTKEVGRGSGQGLAISRTIINGKHNGELDFISERGRGTTFFIKLPLA; translated from the coding sequence TTGAGCGATGAAAACGGGAAAAAACTGCTTCAGCAAATTGAAGGTCTGAAAGAGACCCTGAAACAGGTGGGTTATCAGAATGAGATGATGCTTCGATGGGTCAACGGTGCCGTTATTTCCGTTGACCGGGAAGGCCTGATCATCCATGCAAACACGGTTGCTCTGGAAACACTCAGGTGGAGTGCCGAAGATTTTTCAGGACGTCAGATCCATGAAACCATACATCACAGCCAGGATGATGGTAGTGAATATCCCTGGGATTTCTGCCCTCTTTTCGCAGCCATAGAAGATGGTTCATCCCACCATGTGGACGGCGATGTCTTCTGGAATAAAGACGGGAGCAGTTTTTCAGCAGATTATATTGTCTGTCCTACGAGAAATGACAGGAATGAGATTGTTGGAGCCATCCTCACTTTCCGTAATATTACGGAACAGAGGATGAAGGAGGGAAAACGTATTCACAGTATGAAGTTGGAATCCATTGGTGAACTGTCAGCAGGCATTGCCCATGAAATCAACACTCCCATTCAGTTTATTGGAAACAATGTTTCCTTTCTGAAAGAAAGTTTTGAAGACATGTTACAGCTCCTGGAAAAATATCGAAAACTGGCTGAAATGGCAGAAAATGAACACCGCTTCCATGGTCTCATGGAAGAAATCGCCGATCTGGAAGACATGGCAGATATTGAATATCTCCAGGAAGAAGCGCCCAAAGCTTTTGAACAGACCCTTGATGGCGTGAACAGAGTGACACAACTTGTACAGGGGTTGAAAGGATTTGCCCACGCCGGCTCCAATGCCACCAAACAGGATGCTGATCTCAATAAGATCGTTTTGGATACTCTTATTGTCTGCAAAAACGCGTACAAGTATGTTGCCGAACTGGAGACGAAACTGGAGCAACTTCCTCCTGTTCCGGTTTACCCCGGAGATATTGCCCAGGTGCTGGTCAATATCATCGTCAATGCAGCCCATGCCATTGACGACAAAAGGAAAGAGAACGATGAGCTGGGCAAAATCACCATTGAAAGCTTTCAGAAAAACGGTATGATTATAATCAGTATCACAGATACTGGTGGCGGTATTCCGGAAAATATCCAGGGTCGCATTTTTGATCCGTTCTTTTCCACCAAGGAAGTCGGGCGAGGTTCAGGTCAGGGTCTGGCAATCTCAAGAACAATCATTAACGGAAAACACAATGGCGAGCTTGACTTCATCTCAGAGAGAGGCCGGGGAACAACGTTCTTTATTAAATTACCCCTGGCATGA